From the genome of Lineus longissimus chromosome 8, tnLinLong1.2, whole genome shotgun sequence, one region includes:
- the LOC135492096 gene encoding transcription factor SPT20 homolog isoform X2 encodes MQNYAKAEEYAEYLLHTAFHKPAKLLEPNSSLNPKGKSLTQKLLLVYLEESSKPAQHKRLNRATHLLDKLVRKEKLNTLVLSLYPGNEGYSLMIRGRSGADAETMKLPYEESEFLDYVDNEELPPILVDLLEKAQANLFYNGCVIVEVRDYRRSTNGSFDSKHVLLKPTSESLLCDINSITRDGYRWTQEDKFTLESQLILATEEPLCLDPSVAVSLVANRLQYESRKFNTRSLKRSAKKFSQIAVNRKMKMLRSAAPKHLRLHDFILKRKDKARTHPPVNLKVGKTCVDMWRQRNVHLTPPENIEIEQYAKALERPKATIDFTPVMVEEFILEAERTQGKVSYTRLVIQQRLSDDFHSGELYVDRDYVEGVLRGSTCRFPLGPRENADKYIQQFTEIFTEEGRRPVKITHMVPGQSPQVSFTPPAVTSSTPQVNLNPSAQALLTQAANLTASLAGQVDMNNAGKKAQPIKLSLSLSSNVGFSPQTTPAQSPSGSLTPQAQLSINIQPPQQLVQKGRGGSVYGHMARSVEPPSPVTTPTTPGQLPTYSQATSAPVTNQATTKMSNPPPTPPPLVRTPSMGSGISRRASAEAMKAMQQGILSGQVQGQPSVATTMPSTSDRAMQGSLAPPNINIANIASMPQNINIPNLTSLQQMGLTNFQGLQNLQNIQVSLTGVSVPGGIAVPVPISMINTSNPSMNTPASIIINSLPGVMTTSTSASTTNTSMSTTQGQGTSSQAPTFVTMVTANPSTSSTANTTTVSSASGVLTSQAGSSIVAATPSGMVSVPINMAQNMAQWLKTTSQGIRAGATPLSLLQIPGQQPIQLLNAANLQQQRGQLGQTSQASGSQAARPAGTPSPVSTATALQNQPVTLFSQMHSGKGQGQPTTLTQQQLMQFTAPSLAQTQAAQLALQKQGRSLSSKSKSRKKSN; translated from the exons ATGCAGAACTATGCAAAGGCTGAAGAATATGCAGAG TACCTGCTGCACACTGCATTCCATAAGCCCGCCAAACTACTTGAACCAAACAGTTCACTCAATCCTAAGGG AAAGTCGTTGACGCAAAAATTATTGTTGGTGTATTTGGAAGAGTCTTCCAAGCCTGCGCAACACAAG AGGCTGAACAGGGCCACACACTTATTGGACAAACTCGTGAGGAAGGAGAAGCTGAACACTTTGGTGCTCAGCCTGTACCCAGGCAATGAGGGGTACTCCCTGATGATACGGGGCAGGAGTGGTGCTGATGCAGAGACAATGAAACTGCCATATGAG GAATCTGAATTTCTGGATTATGTGGATAACGAAGAG TTGCCTCCAATTCTGGTTGATCTGTTAGAAAAAGCTCAG GCAAATCTATTCTACAACGGCTGTGTGATAGTGGAGGTGCGAGACTATCGGCGAAGTACCAATGGCAGCTTCGATAGCAAACATGTGCTCCTCAAGCCTACCTCTGAG TCGCTACTGTGCGACATCAATTCCATTACGCGGGACGGCTATCGCTGGACCCAAGAAGACAAGTTCACGTTGGAAAGTCAGCTGATTCTTGCCACCGAGGAACCTCTCTGTCTCGATCCCTCGGTGGCTGTGTCTTTAGTTGCGAACAGATTACAGTACGAGAGTAGAAAATTCAATACAAGGTCATTGAAAAG ATCGGCGAAAAAATTCTCTCAAATCGCTGTCAACAGAAAGATGAAGATGTTGCGGAGTGCCGCGCCTAAGCATCTGCGACTTCACGACTTCATTCTGAAACGGAAAGACAAGGCGCGGACGCACCCCCCCGTCAACCTCAAGGTCGGAAAAACG TGTGTAGATATGTGGCGTCAAAGGAATGTCCACCTAACGCCACCAGAAAATATAGAG ATAGAGCAATATGCCAAAGCTTTAGAAAGGCCCAAAGCGACGATAGATTTCACACCA GTGATGGTGGAGGAATTTATCCTCGAGGCAGAACGTACGCAGGGCAAGGTGTCCTACACGCGGCTTGTCATACAGCAGAGGTTGAGCGATGATTTCCACAGCGGTGAACTCTACGTTGACAGGGATTATGTCGAGGGTGTGCTACGAGGGAGCACTTGCAGATTCCCTCTGGGTCCAAGGGAAAATGCCGACAA GTATATACAGCAATTCACCGAGATCTTTACAGAAGAGGGACGGCGACCCGTGAAGATCACACATATGGTGCCGGGGCAGTCGCCCCAGGTTTCGTTCACGCCACCAGCGGTCACATCCTCGACCCCCCAGGTCAACCTGAACCCATCGGCCCAGGCCCTCCTCACGCAGGCAGCTAATCTCACCGCTTCACTTGCAGGACAG GTGGACATGAACAATGCAGGTAAAAAGGCCCAGCCTATCAAGTTGTCATTGTCTCTGTCGTCCAATGTGGGTTTCAGTCCACAAACTACCCCAGCACAAA GCCCGTCGGGTTCCCTCACGCCTCAAGCACAGCTATCGATCAACATCCAGCCACCGCAGCAGCTTGTCCAGAAAGGAAGAGGTGGCTCCGTCTATGGGCACATGGCACGCTCAGTTGAGCCGCCGAGTCCGGTCACAACTCCTACAACGCCTG GTCAGCTGCCTACGTATAGCCAGGCCACGTCTGCTCCAGTTACGAATCAGGCCACGACCAAGATGTCGAATCCACCCCCAACACCCCCACCGCTGGTTAGAACACCCTCAATGGGGTCTGGAATCAGCAGACGCGCCTCCGCCGAGGCAATGAAGGCGATGCAGCAGGGCATTCTATCAG GTCAAGTTCAAGGTCAGCCCAGTGTTGCCACGACGATGCCTTCCACCTCCGACCGTGCCATGCAGGGTTCCCTCGCTCCGCCTAACATCAACATCGCCAACATCGCCAGCATGCCGCAAAACATCAACATTCCTAATCTGACCAGTCTGCAACAAATGGGCCTCACGAATTTCCAGGGCCTACAGAACTTACAAAACATCCAAGTCTCACTGACCGGAGTGTCTGTGCCAGGTG GTATTGCTGTCCCTGTCCCGATAAGCATGATCAACACGTCGAATCCTAGCATGAATACGCCTGCTAGCATCATCATCAACTCGTTACCGGGCGTCATGACGACCTCGACGTCGGCGTCAACGACCAACACGTCAATGTCGACCACACAG GGACAGGGCACATCATCTCAAGCCCCAACCTTTGTCACCATGGTCACTGCCAATCCCTCGACAAGTTCGACCGCGAATACCACGACAGTATCATCAGCATCAG GTGTCTTAACGTCCCAAGCTGGTAGTTCCATTGTTGCAGCTACTCCCTCTGGGATGGTGTCTGTCCCGATCAACATGGCACAGAACATGGCCCAGTGGCTCAAGACCACGTCACAAGGAATCCGGGCTGGTGCAACACCACTTTCACTCCTACAG ATACCAGGCCAGCAACCTATACAGCTTTTGAATGCAGCAAATCTCCAGCAGCAGAGGGGACAGCTTGGTCAAACTAGTCAGGCATCGGGAAGCCAGGCAGCACGCCCTGCGGGGACACCGTCACCAGTGTCCACGG cgaCTGCGCTGCAAAATCAGCCGGTGACACTTTTCTCCCAGATGCATTCGGGAAAGGGACAGGGACAACCCACGACACTCACACAACAGCAGCTAATGCAGTTCACTGCACCGAGTCTTGCTCAGACTCAGGCAGCTCAACTTGCTCTGCAAAAGCAAGGACGCAGCCTTTCATCGAAGTCAAAAAGCAGGAAAAAGAGCAATTGA
- the LOC135492096 gene encoding transcription factor SPT20 homolog isoform X1: protein MIRGRSGADAETMKLPYEVSRVLSLYPGNEGYSLMIRGRSGADAETMKLPYEESEFLDYVDNEELPPILVDLLEKAQANLFYNGCVIVEVRDYRRSTNGSFDSKHVLLKPTSESLLCDINSITRDGYRWTQEDKFTLESQLILATEEPLCLDPSVAVSLVANRLQYESRKFNTRSLKRSAKKFSQIAVNRKMKMLRSAAPKHLRLHDFILKRKDKARTHPPVNLKVGKTCVDMWRQRNVHLTPPENIEIEQYAKALERPKATIDFTPVMVEEFILEAERTQGKVSYTRLVIQQRLSDDFHSGELYVDRDYVEGVLRGSTCRFPLGPRENADKYIQQFTEIFTEEGRRPVKITHMVPGQSPQVSFTPPAVTSSTPQVNLNPSAQALLTQAANLTASLAGQVDMNNAGKKAQPIKLSLSLSSNVGFSPQTTPAQSPSGSLTPQAQLSINIQPPQQLVQKGRGGSVYGHMARSVEPPSPVTTPTTPGQLPTYSQATSAPVTNQATTKMSNPPPTPPPLVRTPSMGSGISRRASAEAMKAMQQGILSGQVQGQPSVATTMPSTSDRAMQGSLAPPNINIANIASMPQNINIPNLTSLQQMGLTNFQGLQNLQNIQVSLTGVSVPGGIAVPVPISMINTSNPSMNTPASIIINSLPGVMTTSTSASTTNTSMSTTQGQGTSSQAPTFVTMVTANPSTSSTANTTTVSSASGVLTSQAGSSIVAATPSGMVSVPINMAQNMAQWLKTTSQGIRAGATPLSLLQIPGQQPIQLLNAANLQQQRGQLGQTSQASGSQAARPAGTPSPVSTATALQNQPVTLFSQMHSGKGQGQPTTLTQQQLMQFTAPSLAQTQAAQLALQKQGRSLSSKSKSRKKSN from the exons ATGATACGGGGCAGGAGTGGTGCTGATGCAGAGACAATGAAACTGCCATATGAGGTTAGTAGAGTGCTGAGTTTGTACCCAGGCAATGAGGGGTACTCCCTGATGATACGGGGCAGGAGTGGTGCTGATGCAGAGACAATGAAACTGCCATATGAG GAATCTGAATTTCTGGATTATGTGGATAACGAAGAG TTGCCTCCAATTCTGGTTGATCTGTTAGAAAAAGCTCAG GCAAATCTATTCTACAACGGCTGTGTGATAGTGGAGGTGCGAGACTATCGGCGAAGTACCAATGGCAGCTTCGATAGCAAACATGTGCTCCTCAAGCCTACCTCTGAG TCGCTACTGTGCGACATCAATTCCATTACGCGGGACGGCTATCGCTGGACCCAAGAAGACAAGTTCACGTTGGAAAGTCAGCTGATTCTTGCCACCGAGGAACCTCTCTGTCTCGATCCCTCGGTGGCTGTGTCTTTAGTTGCGAACAGATTACAGTACGAGAGTAGAAAATTCAATACAAGGTCATTGAAAAG ATCGGCGAAAAAATTCTCTCAAATCGCTGTCAACAGAAAGATGAAGATGTTGCGGAGTGCCGCGCCTAAGCATCTGCGACTTCACGACTTCATTCTGAAACGGAAAGACAAGGCGCGGACGCACCCCCCCGTCAACCTCAAGGTCGGAAAAACG TGTGTAGATATGTGGCGTCAAAGGAATGTCCACCTAACGCCACCAGAAAATATAGAG ATAGAGCAATATGCCAAAGCTTTAGAAAGGCCCAAAGCGACGATAGATTTCACACCA GTGATGGTGGAGGAATTTATCCTCGAGGCAGAACGTACGCAGGGCAAGGTGTCCTACACGCGGCTTGTCATACAGCAGAGGTTGAGCGATGATTTCCACAGCGGTGAACTCTACGTTGACAGGGATTATGTCGAGGGTGTGCTACGAGGGAGCACTTGCAGATTCCCTCTGGGTCCAAGGGAAAATGCCGACAA GTATATACAGCAATTCACCGAGATCTTTACAGAAGAGGGACGGCGACCCGTGAAGATCACACATATGGTGCCGGGGCAGTCGCCCCAGGTTTCGTTCACGCCACCAGCGGTCACATCCTCGACCCCCCAGGTCAACCTGAACCCATCGGCCCAGGCCCTCCTCACGCAGGCAGCTAATCTCACCGCTTCACTTGCAGGACAG GTGGACATGAACAATGCAGGTAAAAAGGCCCAGCCTATCAAGTTGTCATTGTCTCTGTCGTCCAATGTGGGTTTCAGTCCACAAACTACCCCAGCACAAA GCCCGTCGGGTTCCCTCACGCCTCAAGCACAGCTATCGATCAACATCCAGCCACCGCAGCAGCTTGTCCAGAAAGGAAGAGGTGGCTCCGTCTATGGGCACATGGCACGCTCAGTTGAGCCGCCGAGTCCGGTCACAACTCCTACAACGCCTG GTCAGCTGCCTACGTATAGCCAGGCCACGTCTGCTCCAGTTACGAATCAGGCCACGACCAAGATGTCGAATCCACCCCCAACACCCCCACCGCTGGTTAGAACACCCTCAATGGGGTCTGGAATCAGCAGACGCGCCTCCGCCGAGGCAATGAAGGCGATGCAGCAGGGCATTCTATCAG GTCAAGTTCAAGGTCAGCCCAGTGTTGCCACGACGATGCCTTCCACCTCCGACCGTGCCATGCAGGGTTCCCTCGCTCCGCCTAACATCAACATCGCCAACATCGCCAGCATGCCGCAAAACATCAACATTCCTAATCTGACCAGTCTGCAACAAATGGGCCTCACGAATTTCCAGGGCCTACAGAACTTACAAAACATCCAAGTCTCACTGACCGGAGTGTCTGTGCCAGGTG GTATTGCTGTCCCTGTCCCGATAAGCATGATCAACACGTCGAATCCTAGCATGAATACGCCTGCTAGCATCATCATCAACTCGTTACCGGGCGTCATGACGACCTCGACGTCGGCGTCAACGACCAACACGTCAATGTCGACCACACAG GGACAGGGCACATCATCTCAAGCCCCAACCTTTGTCACCATGGTCACTGCCAATCCCTCGACAAGTTCGACCGCGAATACCACGACAGTATCATCAGCATCAG GTGTCTTAACGTCCCAAGCTGGTAGTTCCATTGTTGCAGCTACTCCCTCTGGGATGGTGTCTGTCCCGATCAACATGGCACAGAACATGGCCCAGTGGCTCAAGACCACGTCACAAGGAATCCGGGCTGGTGCAACACCACTTTCACTCCTACAG ATACCAGGCCAGCAACCTATACAGCTTTTGAATGCAGCAAATCTCCAGCAGCAGAGGGGACAGCTTGGTCAAACTAGTCAGGCATCGGGAAGCCAGGCAGCACGCCCTGCGGGGACACCGTCACCAGTGTCCACGG cgaCTGCGCTGCAAAATCAGCCGGTGACACTTTTCTCCCAGATGCATTCGGGAAAGGGACAGGGACAACCCACGACACTCACACAACAGCAGCTAATGCAGTTCACTGCACCGAGTCTTGCTCAGACTCAGGCAGCTCAACTTGCTCTGCAAAAGCAAGGACGCAGCCTTTCATCGAAGTCAAAAAGCAGGAAAAAGAGCAATTGA
- the LOC135492097 gene encoding peptidyl-prolyl cis-trans isomerase FKBP3-like, whose product MADNDVTPKYTPEQLAGDGVSKKELCGYLQEIASFQFMQTNGLKGSLANVAKKKSKTQLIEDHNKLFEEKAFRKEGEEDTTQKKTADVKTITEDTKKLTVQEPEEGPPKYEKRILKKGNKRDYPKKGDTIEVWYTGKLPNGDVFDTNVTSTKKTKKIPLRFKVGSGKVIKGWDEAVKSMSSGEKSEFIIKSEWCYGKKGLEGSIKPNTDLTFEIELYAILQC is encoded by the exons ATGGCAGACAATGACGTGACACCGAAGTACACTCCCGAGCAGCTGGCAGGCGATGGGGTCAGCAAGAAGGAGCTGTGTGGATATCTGCAGGAAATTGCTTCATTCCAG TTCATGCAAACGAATGGTCTCAAGGGATCCCTAGCCAACGTTGCCAAGAAGAAATCTAAAACTCAACTGATTGAGGACCACAATAAATTGTTTGAAGAAAAG GCGTTCAGGAAGGAGGGAGAGGAAGACACGACGCAGAAGAAGACGGCTGATGTGAAAACGATTACTGAAGACACGAAGAAACTTACTGTGCAAGAG CCCGAGGAAGGTCCTCCAAAGTATGAAAAGCGAATTCTCAAGAAGGGAAACAAGCGCGATTATCCAAAGAAAGGCGACACCATTGAAGTCTGGTATACAGGAAAATTACCAAATGGAGACGTCTTTGATACCAATGTCACTAGCA CAAAGAAGACCAAGAAAATCCCCTTAAGATTCAAAGTTGGTTCTGGTAAAGTAATCAAGGGG TGGGATGAGGCAGTGAAGTCGATGAGCTCGGGAGAGAAGTCCGAGTTTATCATCAAGTCCGAGTGGTGTTATGGAAAGAAAGGTCTAGAGGGGAG TATCAAACCAAACACAGACCTGACTTTCGAGATCGAGCTCTATGCAATATTACAATGCTAA